The Gopherus evgoodei ecotype Sinaloan lineage chromosome 4, rGopEvg1_v1.p, whole genome shotgun sequence nucleotide sequence GAAACCACTGATTCAAGTGGGTAAACAGATTGACATGTCACTTTTTTGAGCAGTTAATCTAGCTCAATAGAGCGTGGACTTTCTTCTCTACCCCTAAGGtacgaaaaacaaacaaaccacaactATGAACCTAATCCTCTAAGATGCCAAATACTTTTGAATGTTTTTAAAGTCAATATATCTGAAAGAACTCTGACTCTCAAGACTGATCTGTTAAAACTTAAGTATGGTAgtcatttaaataaatcaaaGTTGAGTCACGGAGCAGTTAAAAGCTGGTAGGCAGAATAATGTCACACTTAAGAGCACAACACTTATTTATATTTGTCTCCTGGCTGACTGCTAAGCCACAATGCAGTGTAAGTGAATGAATGCAGAGGTTAACCCCAAGTAGCACAAATTCCTTCAGTAATTCCTGATCAACAAAGCTACGATCAACAAACCCCTCCGcaacccaacccccctcccaaactccctcACCATTAAAGTGGCACTTTAATGGCACAACAAATTGTCTTGGCATAGTCACACTGTAGAATACTCACTCTGCTAGAAATCCTGGACAGAAAGCTGCATTGTACATTACGCACACTGTATTTTATAACAGTCTTCCACTGTAGTCTAATTCAGTAAAATAGGAATATAACAGTGAATAGGGCAAATGCCCAGCTCAAAGTAAATGTGAGGTATCAGTATCTTCTATGAAAGCTACTGCTTTTGTCACTAAACTAACAGTATACTCTTCTTAAGAATTCCTTTGCTATTGTGAATTATGAAGGCAGAAGCCAGGAAGCGAGTTCTTTCAAGAAAGTGGACTTCAGATGATAGTTTTGGATTGAAGGGGAAAAGAGTGTATTTAATCCAAGCAACACTTCCACAGTCTAACCTGGGTCAACAATGGAGTCACTAGGACACTAACAGGCCAAACACAGTGCCCTCCAGGGAAAATAAAAGTTGTATTTTTATTGCAACAGGATCATTTTCTAAATTCCCTCATCTACTCAGTAGTGTTCTGAGATCACTTCTAGTTTTGGAATCAGTTCATATACATAAGTTTAGTTAGCTGTAAATAATCAAAAGCAGTTTCACATTTGGGAAAAGGATTACAGACATTCCTTGATACAAAAGAGCAGTTAAAGTGCTTCTAGCACTTGGCAAATATTATTGTACTATATATAGTTAAGCCACCCAGGTAGTACAGAAGCTTTTAGGAAATAAACTATCCAAGAAAagacctaataggtcttttccttttccattttttaatatttccagAAGTACAACACTACCCCCTTGTGGtgcaaaaaagaacaaaatagcCAACAACGTTTAGTTAATAGTATTAACTTCCAGCACGTTATGTTATAATTATGTACTCTCACGAAATCCATAATTGGCGAATCAATGAAAAGAGAACGGGCATAAGACCACAAAATATTTACCTCAGTAAAAGCATGTAAAGCGATCATAATtccaagtgactttttttttttaatagcacatTTCACAAAATTTCAATTTGCAGAAGCCAAGCTTTTCCAAAGGCACTAAATTCACAGGTAATTAACCAATAATTAGTACAGAAGTGATGGACAGCAGCACAAGTATCTAGAgaagagaacttttttttttacagaggcAGACAAAATTCAACAAAACTTTAAAtgctaaaacaaaaaggaaaaacccCCACACACTAAAAGTTACCCAAGCTGTGCAGGTTAGTTTCAAGAGCAGAAATATAATACATTCACTTTATCACCATTAAATACTAAGTTAATTaccaaacaactgtgcatctcccACTTTCCACCCCACCCAAAAGTTGAAGCATGAGACGTTTTAAAAAATGGCAAGTTTTGGCCACCTTTGTTTTGCATTCTGAGATTTttgcttgaaaaatatttttagcgTACACCTCTATCCTCTGTCGTACTGCAATGGCAAAGTACTGTTGAATCTTCATATGCAAACAGCAAAAGCCACACAATGTATAAGTGCCACTCAGCTGCAGAAGCTGGCAAGTTATTGGCAGTATTTGATCCTCTTCTTTTCAAATGCCACACTTCTTTATCCAACCTGCcactagaaaaataaaacaaagttgtGTGTATGCAGTAAACTCAGTGATTCATTACGGTTCATGTACTTCATTCAAATCCACCAATATGTTTTTATGTGCAACAAGAGGATGCACAACTTTCTAGATACTATCCCTGTCCCAAAAAGTTTCCCTCTACCTTATCTTTTTAATAAGTTGCTGCTTTCCTTTTAGATGGTAAATTAGCATATATAGAGTGTAGATAAACAGATGTACACCAAAAATACATCACTTTCCCCTTGCCTGTTTGTTATTAATTGGCTAATTCCTTATAagcatggaggaaaaaaatatggTTTCTCAAGGAGGTTGCCATCTTACAAGTATGGTCAGTAAGGGTGTTCCATGTGCAGGGAGTAACCTGGAATTTAGGTGTGAATATGATTGTGGGAGAAGTTGGTAAGTAGGAAGTCAAAATTAGCATTAACGGTGGAGCAGAGAGGATGGGAGCAATGTAGTAAGACAGGACTGGACAAATGGGGGAGGACAGAGCTGTGAAAAGCCTTCAAGGTTAGGAAAAGTAACTTGCATTTATGGTAGGAAAAGGGAGACCTAGTGGAAGAATTCAAAGAGGGGGTGGGTGATACTGTAAGACAACACGAAGGAAGATGAATGATCTTAGAAGCTGCATTTTGAATGGATTAGAGGGAAGGATCAAATGGGTATTGGAGAAATCATAAGTGGAGGCAGCTGCAATAGTCAGTGTGGGATAAAGAGTTTGAACAAGATTTTTGCTGTGGGAATAAAAAGGAAAGCTTGCATatctaaaaacaaacattttagaaAGGATTTAACAAAGCAAATCTTAAAACTTACTCTAAGTCCGCCGCCGCTGCCTCCTCCAGAGCTTGTAGATGCAATTTGTTTCTCCATTTCCTcctgtttctttttcttgtgctccaCAGAATATGGGTTCTTAACACCCCGAGAGGTGGCCTTTAGGAAAATAAGGTTGGGTAAAATACTGCAGTTCAGTTTCTTTCCAAAGAAATAAAATCTTGGCAACTATATTTTGTGGGTTTCTATTTGGAAGCAATATTGAAACACTA carries:
- the SVIP gene encoding small VCP/p97-interacting protein, whose translation is MGLCLPCLGGAAEDVVETPDPEIKRRQLAEAAEKRQMEATSRGVKNPYSVEHKKKKQEEMEKQIASTSSGGGSGGGLRWQVG